TGATGCTAACAGagactgaatgctgaaactGAGTCAAAAGATCAGCAAAGTATTAGTTTGCAGTTCTTTTTATGCCTTTTACCTGAGGCGACAGCCAAAAGACACAACTTTAGCTCAGGAAAAACTGATTTGAGCAGCCTGCTGCTACAGAAACTGCAGTCTGGGTTCACAGTGACAGCCACAGCACGCCAACTTTCCAGGAACCTGTAAATCCCAAATGGTCGTTAGGAAAAAATTAGAgctcaaacagacaaaaaatacCAATATTCAGGAACAGTTAGCTGTTGTTGTCTATACGTTTGCACCTTAGTTTAGATTGTCTGTTTGGGTTTAAACTAAGCGACTGGATTAGGGTGTTAACCTACAGAACCGTTCTGACTCCATGTATGGGTGTGGTCCCAGTCAAACTGTGTTGTGGCTTAGTTTGGtatgaattttttatttttttttgttactggtTGGGAAACGTTAGCTTTGAgtgcaagaaaaacaaacagagacgGCAGACAAAGGCTCTCCAGCTTAAATGATGGTCCAGATCTGCTCTTAAAACTCAGCCAAAGTCGTACCTGTTTGTTCCTAAAGGCCAAAAGAAATCTGGATTCTCATCCCCATGACGACTGTAACTATGCCTCCACGTGAGGAGCTCTCATTAGAGATGTAGAAGTGTTTCCAGTCGTCTGGTCCTGCCTTGTTTTTCTCCTGGCCTGTTCTCGTTTTGCCATGATTAAAAGGAAGCCTTGCTCACACGATGATGCATGTTGTCTCCGTTGTGTCCCGCAGGACGGAGGCTGCACCTGTCCAGGAGACGTCTCCAAGGCGTTCGGTGAGTTTCGTTGTTTTAGCTGGTCAGCTATGCTTATACAGCGCCGTCCTCAGATGAAAGCGCCATAAACATTCAAAGATcacataaatacaaaaagctatttaaatggTACTCTGAAACTGGAAACAAGCATGAAaagacatttgaaaagatcTGAAGGTTTGAATTATTatggaaagtgtttttttcccaagaTTTTACTGTGAAGTTTTTCTATTCATTATTGCAGTTATTCCAACATGAGCTTATCCTATGAGAGACAGATAGACATACACTGACATGataaattcagttcagtttaaaacGAGTCAAGACAAAGGGATTCCCACCCACTTGTCTCACGGCGTCCTGTGGGCCTCTCCAGGAGCCGGAGCGGACTTTGTGATGCTGGGGGGGATGCTGGCGGGCCACTCCGAGAGCGGCGGGGAGATCATCGAAAAGAACGGCAAGAAGTACAAGCTGTTCTACGGGATGAGCTCCGACACGGCGATGAAGAAGCACGCTGGAGGCGTGGCCGATTACAGGTGAGAGTCTGCTCTTAAATCCGGGGCTTCctatcagaacatcacagaaatgtatttatttatgacGAATGGTTCGTTCTTTGTCGGTTTTGCGCCGGCAGAGCGTCAGAGGGGAAGACGGTGGAAGTTCCCTACAAGGGTCCGGTGGACGAAACGATACGAGACGTCCTGGGAGGCGTCCGCTCCACCTGCACCTACGTCGGAGCGGGCAAGCTGAAGGAGCTGAGCCGTAGGACCACTTTCATCCGAGTCACCCAGCAGCTCAACACCGTCTTTGGCAACAGCTGAACGCCCACCGCCGGCCTTTGACTCCGATTCACCGCCCGACGTCTGGATTCCGGTTTTGTGTTCATGTAGAAAGATAACAGAGCTGATAGGGAGCAGTTGTGAACTACTGGCCTTTTAATGCTCGATTTTTATTTAGTGTGAcatttttagaaacattttccaCACGTTTCTCTCTCTTTAGACTTAAATCATACACCAGACATGGCAGTTACCTAAAAGACCAGAGCTTATCATTCCTTGCTTtaagtttcttttatttatgcGATCTTTGGTTTGTTCGTGACCTGAAAGCCTGACACTGTTCTGTTCCCTGTGCCGAGGTTCTGCTGCCAGCCATGTTCCCCAGCGTTAtaattttaaagcaaatgtcttaaattattttaaaacgatttatattatattaaaatgtattagcaaattagaaaaaaatgacctattttaagaagatttatCATTCCAGCACCCatgttttgcactttaaaatagcttttttggATGCTTATTGTAATATTGGACCATTTATAGTGTATGTAATAATTCAGTGTTGAATTACCGATCAGTACGAATATACTTCCAGTTTAGCTCCTGATTGgtccccttttttcttttatttaagcaCTTATTCCAGAAAATGTGTGCTTTATTATAGACTTTATAAAAATAGTTCATTCTTAGGTTTGGAAGCTCTTCAACATCATGTCTGAATAATTTTCACTCAGTTCATGAAATTAGTATTTCAGACtgttctcatctttttctctgttatGCACGACTGCCGTGTATTAAATGTGTTGCCATGATCTTGAATAAAACTGACAGGTATTTCTTTCGCAGAGagtcaataaaacatttgaggTTTCAGGATTTCTCCGgctttattattttctaaagcAATTTTAGCATGAAGTAAATTGTTTACCTGCATTTGCTACCACCAGATGGAGACAAAGACTAAATGgatagaataaaacatttgacaaTGTTTCTACATGCAAAGCAAATCACAAAccacattaatgttgatttctCTAGCTGATGATAGTAAACGGACTACTGTTAAAAGTCTGTAATAAACATTCAAGACTTTCATGAGTCCATCTGTGATTATATTTCATAATATAGCCACATCAATCATAATTAATGCTCGCCGATTAGCAATGAAACCTGGATCCATGAGCTACAAATATTTAGCAAAGCTCACAAACAACTTCTGTGATGAACAGGTCGCTGAACTGCCCTCCACAGTAGGAGCAATTTGTCCGGTTAGACTTTAAATACCTTCCACATGAGCATTGTCGTTGAAGCTGGGAGATGTTTTGGGTATTTTCCTTTCCCACAAACAAAAGGGACCGGGTCCCAGTCGTCGTGTGTTGCCTCGATCGTCAGTATTTCCTTTCTCTGGTGCTGTTCAGTTCTGCTGGAGAAGGAGAGCCTGGAGGCCACAAAGTCCCAAATGCATTGACTATTTTCAGGGTAGAAGGACCATTTCAGACACCCACTATAACAAAAAGAAGCCAGATCTCAACAAAAGTTGTCTTTTCAAGTAAATCTTTGCTTAATCATAACCGAGACCAAAGAtgctttatttatgtattttagtgTTGTTTCAGAAGGGCATGTTGGAGATACGCGCCATCGCaggtatagatgatggatggatgctgcAGAAGGAGAGTTCTCCAAATTTACACTTATGTTGTTTGGAAAATAGTGTGATCATTACAGttacgtctttttttttttctttttttttgctttttgtttttcattcgtGATGTGAAGAGAAATCCTAATACCAACATTTAGGGGCTTTtacttcatgttttcttttcgttctttctttaaaagtttCTCTTGAACTACAAAATGATGGTCAAGTTCAGGATATCGCTAATTGCTTTGTTTGATGGTGAGACAGCTCCGTGGTAACTAGGAGAACTTGGTGGCATGTGAATCCTGCAAGACATAATATAATAAGATGGGATTTGAGATATAATAAGATGGGATTTGAAAGAGTTTTGAAGATTTCCAATTTTTTAAACTCTGTTATATCAGAATAAAGTTTAAGCTTGGTTAATAATACCAATTCCATAGGTAGGATAGACACTCTGCATCAAGTCCTCCAATTCTCTGATTGTTTGAGCAAAGGGCCTCctaacttaatataaaatacGGACCTGGAATGCCCTACCTGATCATCTGAGGGAACCACAGACtattcagacttttaaaaaaggagtaaaaacatttctttttagcaggACATatgacttttaacattttacaattatgctattgattttattcataagTGATTCATAAGCGATGCttagttttaaattttgattttacccttctatgatgattttacctgtagcactttgagacttttcttaaatgtaaagtgcattacaaataaaatgtattattattattattattattataaaataccCACATGTGTTCATTAAAAATGACACTATTTTAAACCCTTCATGAATACCACATCCCTTATCTGTCTATACCAACTACACGATGATCCTTTGTTACAACCTGTCTCAATAATGGGTTGAATTTATACACAAGCTAAGGAGAGATTAGATAAAAGAAGCGAAACAAAgaggccagaccataaaatctgctttaaagtgagatatttatcaataaaagaaaagaaccaGAACAACTTTCCCCTCACTCTTTGTGATTGATCATAACTCAAACAGACTCCATGTGTAATCATGGTTTAATAAGTCACTGTAGTCAGGCTACTTAACAAACATTAACATGTCCTCTGATCACAAATGATGCGATGTGAGTGAACATGTTCCAATTATTCTGCTTAGCttcacttgttttatttttatttttcatttaaaatgtctctACCTGTGATAGGTCAGACAATTTGACttttcctcttgtttttttcttgttctgtttGATCCCATTTTCCATGGTTACCAATCAATTGATGTATGCCTGGTATTTAGTATAGAATAGCATGTGTGGTGCGATTTTATAATATGAGTAGGAGCCCCTCTCATATACGACACGTATATGAGAGGGGCTCCTATTATGAGTTTCTTTTTAGCTTCATTTATAATATGGACTTATTCTTTCCATAATTATTTCTCCCTAGTCTTGAGAAAACGCattgaaagaaaaattaaacaaaaggaaGATAAttactttacttttttactttattttctctcttaCACATTAGTGTGATGTTTTTTGCTGGACGATGTTTTTTGCTGGACGATATTTTTTGCGATTCACATTGTTGTGAAGTAAAATTGCATGCATGCATTTAACTAACACTAGATGAAGACAGAGATTAAATTGATAGAATGGGGAATAAAGTATTTGTTACATAATGTggctgcataaaaaaaacaatctaaaagCACGCTGACGCATCAGCATGATGATGAATGATTACAGATGGATGtataagaaaaacattcaagGCTTTCATTAATCCACTTCTGATTATCTTTTAGAATATATTCACAGATAATTATCAGGTATGATAATTACAGTTTCACTCACCCATTGGTATTAACAGCAAGGATGAACAAACTGCAAACAGTTTAGCAAAGCTCACAAACAACTTCTGAAGTGAACAGGTCACTAAACTTTTTTCCACAGCGGGAGCAATTTGTCTGATAAAATGGAGAAGACCTTCCACATGAGCATTTTCTATCAGGCTGGGAGGTGTTCTCAACATTTTCCTTCCCCAGGCGAACAAATGGCACTAGATCCCAGTTGTTGGGTGTCGTCTCAATCGTGATTATTGCCTTTCTCTGGTACTGTCCACTTCTGCTGAAGAAGGAGAGTCTGGAGGCCACAAAGTCCCAAAACACTTCCACCATTTCAGGTCGCTGGTCCTCCTCATCTCCATCCTTTTTCTCAGATGTGAGTGATGTGGAGCAAACTTGAAGTTGCTTTCCTGTTGTTGTGGTGTCATCATCGTTATACTCAAAAACCGATGAATTGGAAGAAGCATAAGGCCCATTATGGTACTTTGTTGTAACCCAACTCAGGCGTTTATCTTCATACCTCAGACCATAGACCGGTCCATTCTTCAGGTTTCCTGCAGACTGTTTGTCACACAAACCAATCATCCAATCAGCCTCATCAGTGAGACCGAGCATCCATCTCCGGTAGATGGGAACTGCCAGGGTGCTGCGGATTAGAAGAGTGGCAGAACATTGACCCAGGTCGCTGTTGTAGAAAACTGTCCTTTTGTCACTGgacagagacatgcagcaatTGGGGGACTGGGGTTCAAAGATCAGATCTGAAGAAGCATTGAGGTCCTGCTGACTTTCTGGATCAACCAGGGACAACAATGATTCTAGAAAGTTGGACGCTTGGTTCACCATCTTCTCCCCATTCTGTCTAATCTCCAGAACCAGTTTGTCCCGATGGCTGCCAGGCTCCAAGCCTTTCCTCAGATCCACGGCCTTGGCCTTCTCCACATCCTGGTTCACCTGAGAGTACATCTGCAGGAACCTGAAGGTGTCCTTCTCGTTCTGGGCTGCCTCCATGCTgctcctgctggttctgatggacacCATCCGAGCAGAGACCGAACTCTGGACGCTGGTCAGAGAAACGTCCCTCAGATTAGTCACGGCCTCGATGAGGCGCACGCTGCAGCGGGCCACCTTCTCTCGTTCACTCTTCTCCCACTTCTCCAGACTCATGTTGTCATCCTCGGTTTTCACTTGTAAGGCCTCCTGCTCAGCTTTCAGCTTCTCCAGGAGCTCTTTGTGGGCCGTGGAGAAGGTCTTCATGTTGTGTAGGCGGTGCTGGTCCTCAATGGCGCAGGAGACGCAAACACAGGTCTTGTCATCCAGGCAGTAGTACTCCAGAAGCTTGCCGTGCTGAGGACATTTGGTGTTTCCATCTATAGCCATGGGCTCAGTCAGAGGATGGGTCTGCAGCAACACAGGTGTGGTCAGGTGGGCCTGCAGGTGCTGGACGCACATGGAGATCTCACATTTCATGCAGGTCTTCCGTGCTGCTTTCCTGTCCTCCTCTGTGCACATGTCACACAGAATGCTGCTTGAAGCCTTCTGGACGTTGTCAGACATGTTCTCAGATGCAGGAAATCCCGTTAAACTTGGTGGGATGTTATTCAGAGTGAAATTTAGCAGAAGACACACTTCTTCCTTCTCTTGTGGACTGAAATGCTACCAGTGAGTCTAATTTCAAGGAGATACTTGTTTGTCGTTTGAAGGCTTGGTTATCACAGCAAGGCAGCAGTTCT
The DNA window shown above is from Fundulus heteroclitus isolate FHET01 chromosome 14, MU-UCD_Fhet_4.1, whole genome shotgun sequence and carries:
- the si:dkey-183c6.9 gene encoding tripartite motif-containing protein 16 translates to MSDNVQKASSSILCDMCTEEDRKAARKTCMKCEISMCVQHLQAHLTTPVLLQTHPLTEPMAIDGNTKCPQHGKLLEYYCLDDKTCVCVSCAIEDQHRLHNMKTFSTAHKELLEKLKAEQEALQVKTEDDNMSLEKWEKSEREKVARCSVRLIEAVTNLRDVSLTSVQSSVSARMVSIRTSRSSMEAAQNEKDTFRFLQMYSQVNQDVEKAKAVDLRKGLEPGSHRDKLVLEIRQNGEKMVNQASNFLESLLSLVDPESQQDLNASSDLIFEPQSPNCCMSLSSDKRTVFYNSDLGQCSATLLIRSTLAVPIYRRWMLGLTDEADWMIGLCDKQSAGNLKNGPVYGLRYEDKRLSWVTTKYHNGPYASSNSSVFEYNDDDTTTTGKQLQVCSTSLTSEKKDGDEEDQRPEMVEVFWDFVASRLSFFSRSGQYQRKAIITIETTPNNWDLVPFVRLGKENVENTSQPDRKCSCGRSSPFYQTNCSRCGKKFSDLFTSEVVCELC